In one Hymenobacter sp. DG25B genomic region, the following are encoded:
- a CDS encoding porin family protein — protein sequence MVKKAVLAVALAALASVAHAQNPGKPRLGLKAGATLARLTGNELDMLAGPNYRVQLGDRHTGYNVSLAATIPLSSTGLFTVAPELQLNHKGYKLTQTSLNTTELGESETLRINTVDRTLSYLDLPVPVRVNTNGGVYFELGPQVGYLLGSSTDTETYSKFSDSRKEATTKASSDASGDVAKWDFGALAGVGYQSRNGLTLGLRYNRGFQTVLDTKAIESKPKSANDAVILQVGYLLQLGK from the coding sequence ATGGTTAAGAAGGCCGTACTGGCAGTTGCCCTCGCCGCTTTGGCCTCGGTGGCCCACGCCCAAAACCCCGGCAAGCCCCGCCTGGGCCTGAAAGCCGGTGCTACGCTGGCCCGCCTCACGGGCAACGAGCTGGACATGCTGGCCGGCCCCAACTACCGGGTGCAGCTGGGCGACCGGCATACGGGCTATAATGTGAGTCTGGCGGCGACTATTCCCCTTTCCAGCACTGGTTTGTTCACGGTAGCGCCCGAACTGCAGCTGAACCATAAAGGCTATAAGCTCACGCAAACCTCCCTGAACACTACTGAGCTGGGCGAAAGCGAAACGCTGCGCATCAATACCGTAGACCGCACCCTGAGTTATCTGGATTTGCCCGTTCCTGTGCGCGTGAACACCAACGGAGGCGTGTACTTTGAGCTGGGTCCGCAGGTAGGCTACCTGCTGGGCAGCAGCACCGATACCGAAACCTACAGCAAATTCTCCGACAGCCGCAAAGAAGCCACCACCAAGGCCTCTTCCGACGCCAGCGGCGACGTAGCCAAGTGGGATTTTGGCGCCCTGGCGGGAGTAGGCTACCAGTCCCGCAATGGCCTCACCCTTGGCCTGCGCTACAACCGCGGCTTTCAGACGGTGCTGGATACCAAGGCCATTGAAAGCAAGCCCAAGAGCGCCAACGACGCCGTTATTTTGCAGGTGGGCTACCTGCTGCAACTGGGCAAATAA
- the upp gene encoding uracil phosphoribosyltransferase, which translates to MADALNPTSAPDLNRVHVVCAEPSVANHFLAELRDVDVQRDSLRFRRNLQRLGEIMAYRISSQLSYTTKTVRTPLGQSSSMHLHDFPVLATVLRAGLPFHQGFLNYFDQSPSAFAAAYRIEGTSQVQVQVDYLTAPSLDERVLILADPMLASGKSLVQTYRAMLRFGTPRQVHIAAVIASPEGVAYVTREIPEATLWVAAIDEGLNEQAYIVPGLGDAGDLSYGSKL; encoded by the coding sequence ATGGCTGATGCGCTGAATCCTACGTCTGCCCCCGATCTGAATCGTGTACATGTAGTATGTGCCGAGCCCTCGGTGGCCAACCATTTTCTGGCTGAGCTTCGTGATGTAGACGTGCAGCGCGACTCCCTACGCTTCCGCCGCAACCTGCAGCGCTTGGGCGAAATCATGGCCTACCGCATCAGCTCCCAGCTCAGCTACACCACCAAAACGGTGCGCACGCCCCTGGGCCAGTCCAGCAGCATGCACCTGCACGATTTTCCGGTGCTGGCTACCGTGCTGCGCGCGGGTCTGCCGTTCCACCAGGGTTTTCTAAACTACTTTGATCAATCCCCATCGGCCTTTGCCGCGGCCTACCGCATTGAGGGTACCTCACAAGTACAGGTGCAGGTAGACTACCTCACGGCCCCCAGCCTGGATGAGCGGGTGCTGATTCTGGCCGACCCCATGCTGGCCTCCGGCAAATCCCTGGTGCAAACGTACCGGGCCATGCTGCGCTTTGGCACCCCCCGGCAGGTGCACATTGCCGCCGTTATTGCCAGCCCGGAAGGCGTAGCCTACGTCACCCGCGAAATTCCGGAAGCCACGCTGTGGGTAGCGGCTATTGATGAAGGGCTGAATGAGCAGGCCTACATTGTGCCCGGCCTGGGCGATGCCGGCGACCTTTCCTACGGCAGTAAGCTGTAA
- a CDS encoding YifB family Mg chelatase-like AAA ATPase: protein MLTKTYGSAVQGVNANTITIEVVVSQGTNFYVVGLADNAIKESQQRIEAALKFRGYRMPRTKVVVNMAPADVRKEGSAYDLPIALGILHASQQLTTERLGDYIIMGELALDGGLRPIRGVLPIAIQARKEGFKGIILPKENAQEAAIVNNLDVIPVETMQEAIDFFEGRQDIAPVKVDTRDIFQHAANQYAADFADVQGQENIKRALEIAAAGGHNVIMIGPPGAGKTMLAKRLPSILPPLTMHEALETTKIHSVAGKLGTNASLLSSRPFRAPHHTISDVALVGGGGNPQPGEISLSHNGVLFLDELPEFKRTVLEVMRQPLEERRVTISRAKISIDFPANFMLIASMNPCPCGYYNHPEKECVCGPGVVQRYLNKVSGPLLDRIDLHVEVTPVSFDQMTETRRSETSADIQQRVSTARERQAVRFQDFPEIHSNAMMPPQMVKDLCQINDAGRLLLKTAMERLGLSARAYDRILKVARTIADLAASEEIQIQHLAEAIQYRSLDREGWAG, encoded by the coding sequence ATGCTTACAAAAACCTACGGCTCGGCCGTGCAGGGTGTCAATGCCAATACTATTACTATTGAAGTAGTTGTATCGCAGGGGACGAATTTTTATGTAGTGGGCTTAGCTGATAATGCCATTAAGGAAAGTCAGCAGCGGATAGAAGCCGCCCTCAAGTTCAGGGGCTACCGCATGCCGCGCACCAAAGTGGTGGTAAACATGGCCCCGGCTGATGTGCGTAAGGAAGGCTCCGCCTACGATTTACCCATTGCGCTGGGCATTCTGCACGCTTCCCAGCAACTGACCACCGAGCGACTGGGCGACTATATAATTATGGGCGAGCTGGCCCTGGATGGTGGGCTGCGGCCTATCCGGGGGGTGTTGCCTATTGCCATTCAGGCGCGCAAAGAAGGCTTCAAAGGCATTATTCTGCCGAAGGAAAACGCGCAGGAAGCGGCCATCGTGAATAATCTGGATGTGATTCCCGTGGAAACCATGCAGGAGGCCATCGACTTTTTCGAGGGCCGCCAAGATATTGCGCCGGTGAAGGTGGACACGCGCGACATTTTCCAGCACGCCGCCAACCAGTACGCCGCCGATTTTGCCGATGTGCAGGGTCAGGAGAACATCAAACGGGCGCTGGAAATAGCCGCGGCCGGCGGCCATAACGTTATCATGATCGGCCCGCCCGGTGCCGGCAAGACCATGTTGGCCAAGCGCCTGCCCAGCATTCTGCCGCCCCTCACGATGCACGAGGCACTGGAAACCACCAAGATTCACTCCGTAGCGGGCAAGCTGGGCACTAATGCTTCGCTGCTCAGCTCACGGCCATTCCGGGCTCCGCACCACACCATTTCCGATGTGGCCCTGGTGGGTGGTGGCGGTAATCCGCAGCCGGGAGAAATATCCCTCTCGCACAACGGGGTGCTGTTTCTGGATGAGCTGCCCGAGTTTAAGCGCACGGTACTGGAGGTGATGCGCCAGCCTTTGGAAGAGCGGCGCGTGACCATTTCCCGCGCCAAAATCAGCATCGATTTCCCGGCCAACTTTATGCTGATAGCCAGCATGAACCCTTGCCCCTGCGGCTACTATAATCACCCGGAAAAGGAGTGCGTGTGCGGCCCCGGCGTGGTGCAGCGCTACCTCAACAAAGTAAGCGGCCCGTTGCTGGACCGCATTGATCTGCACGTGGAAGTAACGCCGGTTTCCTTCGACCAGATGACGGAAACCCGCCGCTCCGAAACCAGCGCCGATATTCAGCAGCGCGTTTCCACGGCCCGGGAACGGCAGGCCGTGCGGTTCCAGGATTTCCCCGAAATCCACTCCAATGCTATGATGCCCCCGCAAATGGTGAAGGACCTGTGTCAGATAAACGATGCTGGCCGCCTGCTGCTGAAAACCGCCATGGAGCGCCTTGGCCTCTCCGCCCGCGCCTACGACCGGATCCTGAAAGTAGCCCGCACCATTGCCGACCTGGCCGCTTCGGAGGAAATCCAGATTCAGCATCTGGCCGAAGCCATTCAATACCGCAGCCTGGATAGAGAAGGCTGGGCGGGGTAA
- a CDS encoding quinone-dependent dihydroorotate dehydrogenase, translated as MYKALLKPLFFQLDAERAHHLVFDNLKRMARVPGGQALLRGLYDYQNPGLEREVFGLKFRNPVGLAAGFDKNAELTDELAALGFGFVEIGTVTPRPQPGNPQPRLFRLPQDEALVNRMGFNNAGAAAAAERLRHRRSDMIIGGNIGKNKDTPNEQAAQDYVACVEALHEVVDYFVVNVSSPNTPNLRQLQEREPLIQLLQQVQERNQALPKPRPLLLKIAPDLTDTQLDDILLIARETNLSGLVATNTTISREGLRTSPEHVASLGAGGLSGRPLRQRATEVIRYLHRHSDGALPIIGVGGIHSPQDAREKLAAGAVLVQLYTGFIYEGPAIVKRINQALLAAK; from the coding sequence ATGTACAAAGCCCTGCTGAAGCCCCTGTTTTTCCAGTTGGATGCCGAACGCGCGCACCATCTGGTATTCGATAACCTGAAGCGGATGGCCCGCGTGCCGGGCGGCCAGGCGCTGCTGCGGGGGCTTTATGACTATCAGAATCCGGGGCTGGAGCGGGAAGTGTTCGGGCTGAAGTTCCGGAACCCGGTGGGCCTGGCGGCTGGCTTTGATAAGAATGCGGAGCTAACCGACGAGCTGGCGGCCCTGGGCTTTGGTTTTGTGGAAATTGGCACCGTAACGCCCCGCCCGCAGCCCGGCAACCCACAGCCCCGCCTGTTCCGCTTGCCGCAGGACGAGGCCCTGGTAAACCGCATGGGCTTCAATAATGCCGGGGCCGCTGCGGCCGCCGAGCGCCTGCGTCACCGCCGTTCCGATATGATTATCGGCGGTAACATCGGCAAAAACAAAGACACCCCGAATGAGCAGGCCGCGCAGGATTACGTGGCCTGCGTAGAGGCCCTGCACGAGGTGGTGGACTATTTTGTGGTGAATGTCAGCTCGCCTAATACGCCCAACCTGCGCCAGCTGCAGGAGCGCGAGCCGCTGATTCAGCTGTTGCAGCAGGTGCAGGAGCGCAACCAGGCCCTGCCGAAACCCCGGCCCCTCCTACTCAAAATAGCCCCCGATCTGACGGACACTCAGTTGGACGACATTCTGCTGATTGCCCGCGAAACCAACCTTAGCGGGCTGGTAGCTACCAATACTACCATCAGTCGGGAAGGCCTGCGCACCAGTCCGGAGCATGTGGCCAGCCTGGGGGCGGGTGGATTAAGCGGGCGGCCTTTGCGTCAGCGCGCTACGGAGGTTATTCGCTACCTGCACCGGCATAGTGATGGCGCCTTGCCCATCATTGGGGTGGGCGGTATTCATTCCCCGCAGGATGCGCGGGAAAAGCTAGCCGCCGGGGCCGTGTTGGTGCAGCTCTATACCGGGTTTATTTACGAAGGGCCCGCCATAGTGAAGCGCATTAATCAGGCGCTCCTGGCCGCCAAATAG
- a CDS encoding ABC transporter ATP-binding protein, with protein MKTYLRILQYARPYADFLPFYFLYTILGIIFSIGNFALIIPLLKVLFDKTGKVQMNAPDHLPGFAPSLDYVTSTFNYFFAHVIATQGKMGALLFVCLVLVVSVFFSNVFRYLSLRLVARVRARVIRNMRRALYHRVIQLQLGYFATGRKGDLMSRFTNDVQEVEGSVVNTLTAVIRDPLTIVAFFAVLFYMSFKLTLFTLVLLPISGGIIASLAKRLRSQAKTSQSTLGSMLSVIDETLGGIRVIKAFNAQDYIKDKFEQQNDLYAKTSRRIDNTRDLASPFSEFAGVLVVAGLIYFGGTLILGGNSDLEGESFITYIVLFSQVLTPAKALSSAFGNIQRGLVAGERVLSIIDTEPVIRDKADAQLLPAFEKEIELRNLQFTYGDQPVLQDINLIIPKGKTVALVGPSGGGKSTLADLLPRFYDPTGGQLLIDGHDVRDCTIHSVRDQMGIVTQESILFNDTIFNNIRFNQTQATEEEVMNAARIANAHEFIMSTPEGYQTIIGDRGTRLSGGQRQRLSIARAVLRNPPILILDEATSALDTESEKLVQEALMRLMQNRTSLVIAHRLSTVQHADEIVVLQHGRIVERGTHDELLQRGGLYQRLSQMQTNVALA; from the coding sequence ATGAAGACCTACCTCCGCATTCTGCAGTACGCGCGGCCCTACGCCGATTTTCTGCCCTTCTACTTTCTCTACACCATCCTGGGCATCATTTTCAGCATTGGCAACTTTGCGCTGATTATTCCCTTGCTGAAAGTGCTGTTTGACAAGACGGGCAAGGTGCAGATGAATGCGCCGGACCACCTCCCCGGCTTCGCCCCTTCTCTCGATTACGTTACCAGCACCTTCAACTACTTCTTCGCGCACGTTATTGCCACGCAGGGCAAGATGGGTGCCCTGCTGTTTGTGTGCCTGGTGCTGGTGGTATCGGTGTTTTTTAGCAACGTATTCCGGTATCTGAGCTTGCGGCTGGTGGCCCGGGTGCGGGCCCGCGTTATCCGCAACATGCGCCGGGCGCTCTACCACCGCGTCATTCAGCTGCAGCTGGGCTACTTCGCCACCGGCCGCAAGGGTGATTTGATGTCGCGCTTTACCAACGACGTGCAGGAAGTGGAAGGCTCCGTGGTGAATACCCTCACGGCCGTCATTCGGGACCCACTGACTATTGTGGCCTTCTTCGCGGTGCTGTTTTACATGTCGTTTAAGCTCACGCTGTTTACGCTGGTGCTGCTGCCCATTTCCGGGGGAATTATTGCCAGCCTGGCCAAGCGGCTCCGCTCTCAGGCCAAAACCAGCCAGAGCACGCTGGGCTCCATGCTTTCTGTGATTGATGAGACGCTGGGCGGCATCCGCGTGATTAAGGCCTTCAATGCCCAGGACTACATCAAGGACAAGTTTGAGCAGCAGAACGACCTGTACGCCAAAACCTCGCGCCGCATTGATAACACCCGGGACCTCGCTTCCCCCTTCTCCGAGTTTGCCGGGGTGCTGGTAGTAGCCGGCCTGATTTACTTTGGCGGCACCCTCATTCTGGGTGGCAATTCCGATCTGGAAGGCGAATCGTTCATCACCTATATCGTGCTGTTTTCGCAGGTACTCACGCCGGCCAAAGCGCTGTCGTCGGCGTTTGGCAACATTCAGCGCGGCCTGGTGGCCGGCGAGCGGGTGCTGAGCATTATTGATACGGAGCCGGTGATTCGGGACAAGGCCGATGCGCAGTTGCTGCCCGCTTTTGAGAAGGAAATCGAGCTGCGCAACCTGCAGTTCACCTACGGCGACCAGCCCGTTTTGCAGGACATCAACCTCATTATTCCGAAAGGCAAAACGGTGGCGCTGGTGGGCCCCTCGGGCGGTGGCAAATCAACCCTGGCCGATCTACTGCCCCGCTTTTACGACCCCACCGGCGGGCAACTCCTGATTGATGGCCACGATGTGCGCGACTGCACCATTCACTCCGTGCGCGACCAGATGGGCATTGTAACCCAGGAAAGCATCCTGTTTAACGATACCATCTTCAACAACATCCGCTTCAACCAGACCCAGGCCACCGAAGAGGAAGTGATGAATGCCGCCCGCATTGCCAATGCTCACGAGTTCATTATGAGCACCCCGGAAGGCTACCAGACCATCATCGGCGACCGGGGCACGCGGCTTTCGGGCGGGCAGCGGCAGCGCCTGAGCATTGCACGCGCCGTGCTGCGCAACCCACCTATTCTCATTCTGGATGAAGCTACTTCCGCCCTCGATACCGAGAGTGAAAAGCTGGTGCAGGAAGCGCTGATGCGCCTGATGCAGAACCGCACTTCCCTGGTTATTGCCCACCGCCTGAGCACCGTGCAGCACGCCGATGAGATTGTAGTGCTGCAGCACGGCCGCATTGTGGAGCGCGGCACCCACGATGAATTGCTGCAGCGCGGCGGCCTTTACCAGCGCCTGAGCCAGATGCAAACCAACGTGGCGTTAGCCTAA
- the lpcA gene encoding D-sedoheptulose 7-phosphate isomerase, which yields MTESLTDLIRAELTEARTVLDRFLADPANLQAIEQAARLMADSLRAGGKILTCGNGGSLCDAQHFAEELTGRYRQNRPALAAIPLTEASHMSCVANDFGYDHVFSRYVQALGRPGDLLLAISTSGNSPNVLLAAEAAKAAGMRVVSLTGKDGGQLAGISDVEIRAPHSGYADRIQEIHIKAIHIMIMLIEQLVA from the coding sequence GTGACTGAATCCCTTACTGACCTCATCCGGGCCGAGCTGACGGAAGCCCGCACCGTTCTCGACCGTTTTCTGGCCGATCCGGCCAATCTGCAAGCCATTGAGCAGGCCGCCCGCCTTATGGCGGATTCCCTGCGCGCCGGCGGCAAAATCCTGACCTGCGGCAACGGCGGCTCGCTCTGCGATGCGCAGCATTTTGCCGAGGAGCTCACCGGCCGCTACCGCCAGAACCGCCCTGCGCTGGCCGCCATTCCGCTCACGGAAGCTTCTCACATGAGCTGCGTAGCCAATGATTTCGGCTACGACCATGTATTCAGCCGCTACGTGCAGGCCCTAGGCCGCCCCGGCGACTTGCTCCTGGCCATCAGCACCAGCGGCAACTCGCCCAACGTGCTGCTGGCCGCCGAGGCCGCCAAAGCCGCGGGCATGCGGGTGGTTAGCCTCACCGGCAAAGACGGGGGCCAGCTGGCCGGTATCAGCGACGTGGAAATCCGGGCCCCACACAGCGGCTACGCCGACCGGATTCAGGAAATCCACATCAAAGCCATTCACATCATGATTATGCTCATTGAGCAGCTGGTAGCCTAA
- a CDS encoding porin family protein, which yields MKKTTILLASLLAAATFSSQDAKAQGVRLGIKGGVNYSNLSGDLVNEDRFESKFGGHGGIMANFSVTDDGFFSIQPEVLYSQKGFKNADKEIAGTKFEGSRTYNYIDVPVLLKINADGFFFEAGPQYSYLLKIKDETKSTRNGTTLYKREDTENLNNVNRSEIGYAAGLGYQSTAGFLVGIRYNGSFTDFAKDGYTGDDDVKNARNQVFQASLGYLIGGK from the coding sequence ATGAAAAAGACAACAATCCTACTCGCTTCGCTTCTGGCGGCCGCCACTTTCTCTTCTCAGGATGCCAAAGCCCAGGGCGTACGCCTGGGTATTAAAGGCGGCGTAAACTATTCCAACCTCTCCGGCGACCTGGTCAATGAGGACCGTTTCGAAAGTAAATTCGGTGGCCACGGTGGCATTATGGCTAATTTCAGCGTAACCGATGATGGCTTCTTCTCCATTCAGCCGGAAGTACTGTATTCTCAAAAGGGCTTTAAAAATGCTGATAAAGAAATTGCGGGTACAAAGTTTGAAGGCAGCCGCACCTATAACTACATCGATGTACCAGTATTGCTGAAGATTAATGCTGATGGCTTTTTCTTTGAAGCTGGCCCGCAATACAGCTATTTGCTTAAAATAAAAGATGAAACTAAGTCGACTAGGAATGGCACAACTCTTTATAAAAGAGAGGATACAGAAAACCTGAACAATGTGAATCGTAGCGAAATTGGCTACGCCGCTGGCTTGGGTTATCAGTCTACCGCAGGCTTCCTGGTGGGTATCCGCTACAATGGCTCCTTTACTGACTTTGCCAAAGACGGCTACACAGGTGATGATGACGTGAAGAATGCCCGTAACCAGGTATTCCAGGCTTCGCTAGGTTACCTCATTGGTGGTAAATAA
- a CDS encoding acyloxyacyl hydrolase produces MANSDSTIRIWAALSVVVVLLSSSAGPVWGQVPRAPWVAGLYAQGGFIVAHSPRVRHLVRAHPTGLELNLQRQTTGQAPWHAWYGYPKIGVALVYYDYHNPVLGKSYGASFYLNKTYWRTTRQELNFRLGTGLGWFTQGFSQELNHKNTLVSSHLNAMLQARVEYDRALSRQVGLLVGVGLNHFSNGATAKPNLGINIPTVVLGLNFHQQRPFRPLDVPPLPEPTDIGRNFLNLSTSLGLKRLNEIDQQIYLVNSVSIVAGRRLDRKSNLLLGLEGFYDRSLRAEQRDTARQDAPLVDVKKAGVFLGHELLFGRLALVTHLGVYVYNPYKSNNFYYERVGLKYHFTNRLFGAVDLKVHRGAADVLEWKAGIKL; encoded by the coding sequence TTGGCTAACTCTGATTCCACTATCCGCATTTGGGCAGCACTATCCGTAGTAGTGGTGCTGCTTAGCAGTAGCGCCGGCCCCGTCTGGGGCCAAGTGCCGCGCGCCCCCTGGGTGGCAGGGCTCTATGCCCAGGGAGGCTTTATAGTGGCCCACTCGCCGCGGGTGCGGCACCTGGTGCGGGCGCACCCTACCGGCCTGGAGCTGAATTTGCAGCGCCAAACCACCGGGCAGGCCCCCTGGCACGCCTGGTATGGCTACCCTAAAATAGGCGTGGCGTTGGTCTATTATGATTACCATAACCCGGTGCTGGGGAAGAGCTACGGGGCTTCCTTTTACCTTAATAAAACCTATTGGCGCACCACCCGGCAGGAGCTAAATTTCCGACTGGGCACTGGCCTGGGGTGGTTTACGCAGGGGTTTTCACAGGAACTCAACCACAAAAATACGCTCGTCAGCTCCCACCTCAATGCCATGCTGCAGGCCCGCGTGGAGTACGACCGGGCCCTGTCGCGGCAGGTTGGCCTGCTGGTAGGCGTGGGGCTGAATCATTTTTCCAACGGCGCCACGGCCAAGCCCAATCTGGGTATTAATATTCCCACCGTAGTACTGGGCCTCAATTTCCATCAGCAGCGCCCCTTCCGGCCGCTGGATGTACCCCCGCTGCCCGAGCCAACCGATATCGGCCGGAATTTCCTGAACCTAAGCACTAGCCTGGGACTGAAACGCCTCAATGAAATCGACCAGCAAATCTACCTGGTCAACTCCGTTTCAATAGTAGCTGGCCGCCGCCTGGATCGTAAAAGCAACCTGCTGCTGGGCCTGGAGGGCTTCTACGACCGTTCTCTGCGCGCCGAGCAGCGGGATACCGCCCGCCAGGACGCGCCTTTAGTAGACGTAAAAAAAGCCGGCGTTTTTCTGGGCCATGAGCTGCTGTTTGGCCGCCTGGCGCTGGTTACGCACCTGGGCGTATACGTGTACAACCCCTACAAATCCAACAACTTTTACTACGAGCGGGTGGGGCTGAAATACCACTTTACCAACCGCCTGTTTGGCGCCGTAGACCTGAAAGTACACCGCGGCGCGGCCGATGTGCTGGAGTGGAAAGCCGGGATAAAGCTATAA
- a CDS encoding GNAT family N-acetyltransferase — MSLRYLPHAQLDLSAWDTCVAAATEPVPYAYSWWLAATAGRWDAVVEIDETSGAYLSVFPLPIKRRPWGREVYQPPFTQQLGLLTTAGSRQRNVLDYLTLIKGRFARFYLQLHTGQELASAPAGFQLKERYTYQLSLAPHYPALLAGFEADYRRRLRRNQEQPQPLAVTSAAAADELITLFQTEATGAAAGLKPQEYERLKKLLGALKTRGLGQVLEVRAPQSGALLAGAVFVTHPHRLIYLFAAASAAGRQAGAPLLLLNYIIQHHAGTRGLLLDFEGGMIPSIARFFANFGAAAVPYAALTQTRNPWYLSWLMR; from the coding sequence TTGTCGCTCCGCTATCTGCCTCATGCCCAACTAGACCTGTCTGCCTGGGATACCTGCGTGGCGGCTGCCACGGAGCCGGTGCCGTACGCCTACTCCTGGTGGCTGGCGGCTACCGCTGGCCGTTGGGATGCCGTGGTGGAGATAGATGAGACCAGCGGAGCGTACCTCTCGGTATTCCCGTTGCCCATTAAGCGCCGGCCGTGGGGCCGGGAAGTATACCAGCCGCCCTTCACCCAGCAGCTGGGTTTGCTCACGACAGCCGGTAGCCGCCAGCGGAATGTGCTGGATTATCTTACCCTGATAAAAGGCCGGTTTGCCCGCTTTTACCTGCAACTGCATACCGGGCAGGAGCTTGCCAGCGCCCCGGCAGGCTTTCAGCTCAAAGAGCGTTACACCTATCAGCTGAGTCTAGCCCCGCACTACCCGGCGCTGCTGGCCGGTTTTGAAGCCGACTACCGGCGGCGCCTGCGCCGCAACCAGGAGCAGCCGCAGCCACTGGCGGTTACTTCCGCAGCCGCGGCCGATGAGCTGATTACTCTCTTTCAAACTGAAGCCACCGGAGCCGCCGCGGGCCTCAAGCCCCAGGAATACGAGCGACTAAAAAAGCTGCTCGGAGCCTTAAAAACCCGTGGCCTGGGACAGGTGCTGGAGGTGCGGGCGCCGCAGTCCGGCGCGTTGCTGGCCGGCGCCGTCTTCGTTACGCACCCGCACCGCCTGATTTACTTGTTCGCAGCCGCCTCCGCGGCGGGGCGGCAGGCAGGTGCCCCGCTGCTGCTGCTCAACTACATAATACAGCACCATGCCGGCACCCGGGGCTTGCTCCTCGATTTCGAAGGCGGCATGATACCGTCTATTGCCCGATTTTTCGCCAACTTCGGTGCCGCAGCGGTGCCGTATGCTGCCCTCACCCAAACCCGAAACCCCTGGTATCTCTCATGGCTGATGCGCTGA